GACGATGCTTTTCTCAAGCACTTAGGCTGGCTGAAGCCTCGCAGACGGTATTTTCTCCAAGCGTTTGGGCTGACTGAAGCCCAACAGCGATCTTTGCGGGCATGTAGACGCACTCAGCGAATACGAATCATTATTCATTTTATCTATCACTGAACAATGGAGTATATTGCAATTGCAGCGAAATTGGTTGTCGGCATGGTCGGCATATTGGTGTTTTTACGTGTGGCGGGTAAGGCACAGATGGCGCAATTGACGCCATTAGATACGGTGAGCGCATTCGTGATCGGCGCGCTTGTCGGCGGCGTTCTCTATAACCCTGACATGAGTGTCTGGCATATCCTATTTGCATTAGCGGTGTGGACTGTCTTCAACCTGTTCATACGCTTCTGTATGCGTTCTTCCCTATTGCGGAGACTCATCAAAGGGGACAGCGTCTATCTGGTGAAGAATGGCGTACTGAACTTCAAAGTCTTCAAGAGAAACAGTTTGGAAATGGAGCAATTCCGGCTAATGCTTCGGCAGAAAGGAATCTTTAGCATGTTCGACGTGGAGGACGTACGCTTTGAAACGAATGGCGCAGTCACGGTGCCCGGGATTGGCGATACAACTACCTCGTACCTATTGGTGAATAACGGCGCAATCGTACAGAGTTCGCTGGTGCATTGCGATCGCACGGAGGAGTGGGTGTTACAAGTTATTCACGCCTATGGCTACAAGCGGCCGTCTGAGCTTTTCTATTTGGAGTGGACTCCGGGTCGCGGTTTTTACTTGGTCGCTAAAAGTGGGGACGTGAAGCGTGGGGAAGAGGAGTTTGGCGTCGAGAAGATC
The sequence above is drawn from the Tannerella serpentiformis genome and encodes:
- a CDS encoding DUF421 domain-containing protein — protein: MEYIAIAAKLVVGMVGILVFLRVAGKAQMAQLTPLDTVSAFVIGALVGGVLYNPDMSVWHILFALAVWTVFNLFIRFCMRSSLLRRLIKGDSVYLVKNGVLNFKVFKRNSLEMEQFRLMLRQKGIFSMFDVEDVRFETNGAVTVPGIGDTTTSYLLVNNGAIVQSSLVHCDRTEEWVLQVIHAYGYKRPSELFYLEWTPGRGFYLVAKSGDVKRGEEEFGVEKIGSEVLN